A single Diceros bicornis minor isolate mBicDic1 chromosome 7, mDicBic1.mat.cur, whole genome shotgun sequence DNA region contains:
- the ADAMTS8 gene encoding A disintegrin and metalloproteinase with thrombospondin motifs 8 has protein sequence MSKPGRKYKYEGLGSPLGASRGGEEAGGGCAGTARGAGAEDRRTRLGRQLLALGSAGGRAREERAAPSAGAVGTSAAARRPLAESAGELIDRLAAGESGRAALRPPAPARAGPASSLSRAAAGAPMPRAAPRWPPLLLLLLLLPPPLARGAPARPGGGGQASELVVPTRLPGSAGELALHLSAFGKGFVLRLAPDASFLAPEFKIERLGGSGEAAGGERELRDCFFSGTVNGEPESLAAVSLCRGLSGSFLLDGEEFTIQPQGAGGSLHQPHRLQRWGAGLAAASEAHPLPGGPEWEGQRQEKGDEEEEDEEEEEGGKEEEAEGASELPPPLGATSRTKRFVSEARFVETLLVADASMAAFYGADLQNHILTLMSVAARIYKHPSIRNSVSLMVVKVLIVEDEQWGPEVSDNGGLTLRNFCNWQRRFNQPSDRHPEHFDTAILLTRQNFCGKEGMCDTLGVADIGTICDPSKSCSVIEDEGLQAAYTLAHELGHVLSMPHDDSKPCTRLFGPMDKHHMMAPLFVHLNKTLPWSPCSAMYLTELLDGGHGDCLLDAPTSALPLPTDLPGRRALYDLDQQCKQIFGLGFRHCPNTSVQDICAQLWCHMDGAEPLCHTKNGSLPWADGTPCGPGHLCWDGSCLPEEEVERPKAMVDGGWAPWGPWGECSRTCGGGVQFSHRECKDPEPQNGGRYCLGRRAKYQSCHTEECPPDGKSFREQQCEKYNAYNYTDVDGNLLQWVPKYAGVSPRDRCKLFCRARGRSEFKVFEAKVIDGTLCGPETLAICVRGQCVKAGCDHVVDSPIKLDRCGVCGGKGNSCRKVSGSLNPSSYGYNDIVTIPAGATNIDVKQRSHPGVQNDGNYLALKTADGQYLLNGNLAISAIEQDILVKGTILKYSGSIATLERLQSFQPLPEPLTVQLLTVPGEVFRPKVKYSFFVPNDVNFSIQNSRERATTNVIQPLINAQWVLGDWSECSSSCGAGWQRRTVECRDPNGQASATCDKALKPEDAKACGSQPCPL, from the exons ATGTCAAAGCCGGGAAGAAAGTATAAATACGAAGGGCTCGGCAGCCCACTCGGTGCTTcccggggtggggaggaggcaggaggcggcTGCGCGGGGACGGCGCGCGGGGCAGGGGCGGAGGACCGGCGCACGCGGCTGGGCCGCCAGTTGCTCGCGCTCGGctcggcgggcgggcgggcgcgggAGGAGCGCGCTGCGCCATCCGCAGGGGCTGTGGGGACCTCCGCCGCCGCCAGGCGCCCACTGGCCGAGTCGGCCGGCGAGCTGATTGATCGTCTCGCTGCTGGAGAGAGCGGCCGGGCCGCGCTCCGGCCGCCAGCACCTGCCCGCGCCGGGCCGGCTTCTTCCCTCTCCCGCGCCGCAGCCGGAGCCCCCATGCCCCGCGCCGCCCCCCGGTGGCCGccgctcctgctgctgctgctgctgctgccgccgccgctcGCCCGCGgcgccccggcccggcccggcggcGGGGGGCAGGCCTCGGAGCTGGTGGTGCCCACGCGGTTGCCGGGCAGCGCGGGCGAGCTCGCGCTCCACCTGTCCGCCTTCGGCAAGGGCTTCGTGCTGCGCCTGGCGCCCGACGCCAGCTTCCTGGCGCCCGAGTTCAAGATTGAGCGCCTCGGAGGCTCGGGCGAGGCGGCCGGGGGCGAGCGGGAGCTGCGCGACTGCTTCTTCTCGGGCACGGTGAATGGGGAGCCCGAGTCGCTGGCGGCCGTCAGCCTGTGCCGCGGGCTGAGCGGCTCTTTCCTGCTGGACGGCGAGGAGTTCACCATCCAGCCGCAGGGGGCCGGGGGCTCCCTGCACCAGCCGCACCGCCTGCAGCGCTGGGGGGCCGGGCTCGCCGCCGCCAGCGAAGCCCACCCGCTCCCTGGAGGACCCGAGTGGGAGGGTCAGAGGCAGGAGAAAGGAGACGAGGAGGAAgaggacgaggaggaggaagaggggggcAAAGAAGAGGAGGCGGAAGGCGCCAGCGAGCTGCCACCACCCCTGGGGGCCACAAGTAGGACCAAGCGGTTTGTGTCTGAGGCTCGCTTCGTGGAAACGCTGCTGGTGGCCGATGCGTCCATGGCCGCCTTCTATGGAGCCGACTTGCAG AACCACATCCTGACGCTGATGTCTGTGGCAGCCCGCATCTACAAGCACCCCAGCATCAGGAACTCTGTCAGCCTGATGGTGGTGAAAGTGCTCATAGTGGAGGATGAACAGTGGGGCCCGGAAGTGTCCGACAATGGTGGGCTGACGCTTCGCAATTTCTGCAACTGGCAACGGCGTTTCAACCAGCCCAGCGACCGGCACCCAGAACACTTCGACACAGCCATTCTGCTCACCAGACAG AACTTCTGTGGGAAGGAGGGGATGTGTGACACCCTGGGCGTGGCGGACATCGGCACAATCTGCGACCCCAGCAAGAGCTGCTCTGTGATCGAGGATGAGGGGCTCCAGGCAGCCTACACTCTGGCCCATGAGCTAG GGCACGTCCTCAGCATGCCCCACGACGACTCCAAGCCCTGCACGCGGCTCTTTGGGCCCATGGATAAGCACCACATGATGGCGCCCCTCTTCGTCCACCTAAACAAGACGCTGCCCTGGTCTCCCTGCAGTGCCATGTACCTCACGGAGCTCCTGGATGGGGGGCACG GAGACTGTCTCCTGGACGCCCCCACCTCGGCCCTGCCCCTCCCGACAGACCTCCCAGGCCGCAGGGCCCTCTATGACCTGGACCAACAGTGCAAGCAGATCTTTGGGCTGGGTTTCCGCCACTGCCCCAACACCTCTGTGCAGGACATCTGCGCCCAGCTCTGGTGCCACATGGATGGCGCGGAGCCCCTTTGCCACACGAAGAACGGCAGCCTGCCCTGGGCTGACGGGACGCCCTGTGGGCCTGGGCATCTCTGCTGGGATGGCAGCTGTCTGCCtgaggaggaagtggagaggCCCAAG GCCATGGTGGATGGAGGCTGGGCCCCATGGGGACCCTGGGGAGAATGCTCCCGGACCTGTGGAGGAGGAGTCCAGTTTTCACACCGTGAGTGCAAGGACCCTGAGCCTCAGAACGGAGGAAGATACTGCCTGGGTCGGAGAGCCAAGTATCAGTCGTGCCACACAGAGGAATGCCCACCTGATG GGAAAAGCTTCAGGGAGCAGCAGTGTGAGAAGTACAATGCCTACAATTACACTGATGTGGACGGGAACCTCCTGCAGTGGGTTCCCAAGTATGCAGGGGTGTCCCCCCGGGACCGCTGCAAGTTGTTCTGCCGAGCCCGGGGGAGGAGTGAGTTCAAAGTGTTCGAGGCCAAG GTGATTGACGGCACCCTATGTGGGCCGGAGACTCTGGCCATCTGCGTGCGTGGCCAGTGTGTCAAGGCTGGCTGTGACCACGTGGTGGACTCGCCTATTAAGCTGGACAGATGTGGGGTGTGTGGGGGCAAAGGCAATTCCTGCAGGAAGGTCTCCGGTTCCCTCAACCCCTCCAG TTATGGCTACAACGACATCGTCACCATCCCAGCTGGTGCCACTAACATTGACGTGAAACAGCGGAGCCACCCAGGGGTCCAGAATGATGGCAACTACCTAGCACTGAAGACCGCCGATGGGCAATATCTGCTCAACGGAAACCTGGCCATCTCTGCCATAGAACAGGACATCTTGGTGAAGGGGACCATCCTTAAGTACAGTGGTTCCATTGCCACCCTGGAGCGGCTGCAGAGCTTCCAGCCTCTGCCTGAGCCTCTGACCGTGCAGCTCCTGACAGTCCCTGGTGAGGTCTTTCGGCCCAAAGtcaaatattccttttttgttCCTAATGACGTGAACTTCAGCATACAGAACAGCAGAGAGAGAGCAACCACCAACGTCATCCAGCCTCTGATCAATGCACAGTGGGTCCTGGGGGACTGGTCTGAGTGCTCGAGCAGCTGCGGAGCTGGCTGGCAGCGGCGGACTGTGGAGTGCCGGGATCCCAACGGCCAGGCCTCTGCCACCTGTGACAAGGCTCTGAAACCTGAGGATGCCAAGGCCTGCGGGAGCCAGCCGTGCCCCCTGTGA